A genomic region of Rhizomicrobium sp. contains the following coding sequences:
- a CDS encoding replicative DNA helicase — protein sequence MEHEAYRHVPYDIEVEQALLGAMLVDNHAIERVTAILKAEDFYDPLHARLYEVMLSSSDRGGMVLTPLTLHAAMKADPGLIEVGGHAYLAGLAQAAPAIPNVRDLARILRDLSVRRALIGIGEDIVNTAYEAPHDKPPKAQIEEAEKALYRVSETSKYGAGPIDFAESLRRTVELAEKAQARGGRISGLATGFTDIDSLLGGLQPSDLLILAGRPGMGKTSLATNMAFHTARAYVRDLESGAEVPSGAPVLFFSLEMAAQQLSARILSEQTEIEMWKIRNGKFTETEWEQFVLAMQDLSTLPLYIDDTGGISVAQIAARARRLKREKNIGCVIIDHIQLVEGTGRAENRVQEITEISKSLKVLAKELDVPVIALSQLSRSVDSRDDKRPVLSDLRESGSIEQDADVVMFVYREEYYLKTREPDPGSPDHAKWMEKLDRATNRAEVLVEKHRHGATNKIDLQFDSRFTRFSNLAPDDARA from the coding sequence ATGGAACACGAAGCTTACCGTCACGTCCCCTACGACATCGAGGTCGAGCAGGCTCTGCTCGGCGCGATGCTGGTCGACAATCACGCGATCGAGCGCGTCACTGCGATCCTGAAGGCGGAGGATTTCTACGATCCGCTGCATGCGCGCCTCTATGAGGTGATGCTGTCCTCGTCCGACCGCGGCGGCATGGTGCTGACGCCGTTGACGCTGCACGCCGCGATGAAGGCCGATCCCGGCCTGATCGAAGTCGGCGGCCACGCCTATCTCGCTGGCCTGGCGCAGGCGGCGCCCGCGATCCCGAACGTGCGCGACCTGGCGCGCATCCTGCGCGATCTTTCCGTGCGCCGCGCCCTGATCGGCATCGGCGAGGACATCGTCAATACCGCCTACGAGGCGCCGCACGACAAGCCGCCCAAAGCGCAGATCGAAGAGGCCGAAAAGGCGCTCTATCGCGTCAGCGAAACCTCCAAATACGGCGCCGGCCCGATCGATTTTGCCGAAAGCCTGCGCCGCACCGTGGAACTGGCCGAGAAGGCGCAGGCCCGGGGCGGGCGCATCTCGGGCCTGGCGACGGGCTTCACCGACATCGACTCGCTGCTCGGCGGCCTGCAGCCGTCGGACCTGCTCATCCTCGCCGGCCGTCCCGGCATGGGCAAGACCTCGCTCGCCACCAACATGGCGTTCCACACCGCGCGCGCCTATGTGCGCGACCTGGAAAGCGGCGCCGAGGTGCCGAGCGGCGCGCCGGTTCTCTTCTTCTCGCTCGAAATGGCGGCGCAGCAGCTCTCGGCGCGTATCCTGTCCGAGCAGACCGAGATCGAGATGTGGAAGATCCGCAACGGCAAGTTCACCGAGACCGAGTGGGAGCAGTTCGTGCTCGCCATGCAGGACCTCTCGACGCTGCCGCTCTACATCGACGACACCGGCGGCATCTCGGTGGCGCAGATCGCCGCGCGCGCCCGCCGCCTGAAGCGCGAGAAGAACATCGGTTGCGTTATCATCGACCATATCCAGCTCGTCGAAGGCACCGGCCGCGCGGAAAACCGGGTGCAGGAGATCACCGAGATCTCGAAATCGCTCAAGGTGCTCGCCAAGGAGCTCGACGTGCCGGTGATCGCGCTGTCGCAGCTTTCCCGTTCGGTCGACAGCCGCGACGACAAGCGTCCGGTTCTCTCCGACCTTCGCGAATCCGGCTCGATCGAGCAGGACGCCGACGTCGTGATGTTCGTCTACCGCGAGGAGTACTATCTCAAGACGCGCGAACCCGATCCTGGTTCGCCCGATCACGCCAAGTGGATGGAAAAGCTCGACCGCGCGACAAACCGGGCCGAGGTGCTGGTCGAGAAACACCGCCATGGCGCGACCAACAAGATCGACCTGCAATTCGATTCCCGCTTCACGCGGTTCTCCAACCTCGCCCCTGACGACGCGCGCGCCTAG
- a CDS encoding ArsC family reductase has protein sequence MAITLYGIKNCDTMKKARAWLDGHGVAYAFHDYKTQGIDHAHLEAWSKELGWEVLLNRGGTTFRKLPDSEKENLTERKAVALMLAQPSMIKRPVLDLGSKRVAGFKPEIYASTFAKR, from the coding sequence ATGGCGATCACGCTCTACGGCATCAAGAACTGCGACACGATGAAGAAGGCGCGTGCCTGGCTCGACGGCCATGGCGTGGCTTACGCGTTCCACGACTACAAGACGCAAGGCATCGATCACGCGCATCTCGAGGCCTGGAGCAAGGAGCTTGGTTGGGAGGTCCTGCTCAACCGCGGCGGAACGACCTTTCGCAAACTGCCGGACTCGGAGAAGGAGAACCTTACCGAACGCAAGGCAGTCGCCTTGATGCTGGCGCAGCCGTCGATGATCAAACGTCCGGTGCTCGATCTCGGTAGCAAGCGGGTCGCGGGCTTCAAGCCTGAAATCTATGCAAGCACATTCGCGAAGCGATGA
- a CDS encoding 2'-5' RNA ligase family protein produces MDAERGRADRLFFALVPDAGTAARVTSLAEDLKHARGFTGRLIKPGHLHVSLVFLGDWDGLPGSVLSRAHDAAQGVRAPSFVITLDRAVSFRSDGNYPFVLLAGGDDAPLKALRASLGAALARRKLGRFARAPFTPHMTLLYDAKAADEAPIAPMSWTVADIVLVHSLFGQNRHEHLARWPLGGH; encoded by the coding sequence TTGGATGCCGAGCGCGGCCGGGCCGACCGGCTTTTCTTTGCCCTGGTGCCGGATGCCGGCACCGCGGCGCGCGTGACGTCGCTTGCCGAAGATTTGAAACACGCCCGGGGATTCACCGGCCGGCTGATCAAGCCGGGGCATCTTCATGTCTCGCTGGTTTTCCTTGGCGACTGGGACGGCTTGCCGGGGTCCGTCCTTTCTCGCGCGCACGATGCGGCGCAAGGCGTGCGGGCACCGTCGTTTGTCATCACCCTCGATCGTGCGGTCAGCTTTCGAAGCGACGGAAACTATCCTTTCGTCCTTTTGGCCGGTGGCGACGACGCGCCGCTCAAGGCATTGCGCGCCTCGCTCGGTGCGGCGCTCGCCCGCCGCAAGCTCGGCCGCTTCGCGCGCGCGCCGTTCACGCCGCACATGACCTTGCTCTACGATGCCAAGGCCGCCGACGAAGCGCCCATCGCACCGATGTCCTGGACGGTGGCCGATATCGTCCTTGTGCACAGCCTCTTTGGCCAAAACCGGCATGAACATCTTGCGCGCTGGCCGCTCGGTGGCCATTAG
- a CDS encoding metalloregulator ArsR/SmtB family transcription factor, protein MTETLLEFFKAMAHDSRLKIIGLLAGGERSVQDLAEALGLKEPTVSHHLAILKAQGIVTARAEGTTRWHALDRDALEKLARRVLQPSAMKAKAPAGAEASDAKILQGFVARDGTLKQIPASRKKRGAVLRWLMRDFAANRRYTEAEVNETIQAHHWDSATLRRELIGHRMLARKDRIYWRLPQAEWKAGGEA, encoded by the coding sequence ATGACCGAGACCCTGCTCGAATTCTTCAAGGCGATGGCGCATGACAGCCGCCTCAAGATCATCGGCCTGCTGGCCGGCGGCGAGCGCAGCGTGCAGGATCTGGCGGAGGCGCTCGGCCTCAAGGAGCCGACCGTGTCGCATCATCTGGCGATCCTGAAGGCGCAAGGCATCGTGACCGCGCGGGCCGAGGGCACCACGCGCTGGCACGCGCTCGACCGCGACGCGCTCGAGAAGCTGGCGCGGCGCGTGCTGCAGCCTTCGGCGATGAAGGCCAAGGCGCCGGCCGGCGCCGAGGCGTCCGATGCGAAGATCTTGCAAGGCTTCGTCGCCAGGGACGGGACGCTGAAACAGATTCCGGCAAGCCGGAAGAAACGCGGCGCGGTGCTGCGCTGGCTGATGCGCGACTTCGCCGCCAACCGCCGCTACACCGAAGCCGAGGTCAACGAGACGATCCAGGCGCATCACTGGGACAGCGCCACGCTGCGGCGCGAGCTGATCGGCCACCGCATGCTGGCGCGCAAGGACCGCATCTATTGGCGCCTGCCGCAAGCAGAATGGAAAGCCGGCGGCGAGGCGTGA
- the thpR gene encoding RNA 2',3'-cyclic phosphodiesterase, which yields MAAKRPRRKFGASQKDRIFFAVLPDAGTAARIHALASDLKSKNGLDGTLILPEHLHITLFHLGDWHALPTEIVALAGEAAAEVSAARFDVACRRVESFSNRTGVYPFVLLAEQGTTPLHAFQRALGAALKKNGLGGATQGDFKPHVTLLRDETRVKPAAVEPVTWTVRDFVLVHSLLGQTKHVHLGRWPLGG from the coding sequence GTGGCTGCCAAACGCCCCCGTCGCAAGTTCGGCGCTTCGCAGAAGGATCGGATTTTCTTCGCCGTTCTTCCCGATGCCGGCACCGCCGCGCGCATCCACGCCTTGGCATCCGATCTCAAGAGCAAAAACGGCCTCGACGGCACGCTGATATTGCCGGAGCATTTGCACATCACCCTGTTCCATCTCGGCGACTGGCACGCGCTGCCGACAGAAATCGTCGCACTCGCCGGCGAGGCCGCGGCGGAGGTTTCGGCCGCGCGGTTTGATGTCGCCTGCCGCCGCGTCGAGAGTTTCAGCAACCGGACGGGCGTCTATCCCTTCGTGCTGTTGGCGGAGCAGGGCACAACGCCGCTGCACGCATTCCAGCGGGCGCTCGGAGCGGCGTTGAAGAAGAACGGCCTCGGCGGCGCGACTCAGGGGGATTTCAAGCCGCATGTCACGCTGTTGCGCGACGAGACGCGCGTAAAGCCCGCCGCCGTCGAACCCGTCACCTGGACGGTGCGCGATTTCGTGCTGGTGCACAGCCTGCTCGGCCAGACCAAGCACGTGCATCTGGGGCGCTGGCCGCTCGGCGGCTGA
- a CDS encoding helix-turn-helix domain-containing protein — translation MSREQVAQSRRTIVEAAGRLFRERGFAAVTVAEIMKAAGLTHGGFYGYFKSKDDLIAQALAEALSSAAGPSGDLADYAAKYLSPAHRDNLAGGCAMAALASETIRQDGRARAAMTAGLKRQIEDLSRAAAGANPADRRRAAIGSWAAMVGAVILARMSDDPRLSGDILDQTRAWLVAKDRKPSRHKAR, via the coding sequence GTGAGCCGCGAACAGGTGGCGCAAAGCCGCCGGACGATCGTCGAAGCCGCCGGCCGGCTGTTCCGCGAACGCGGCTTCGCGGCGGTCACGGTCGCCGAGATCATGAAAGCCGCCGGCCTCACCCATGGCGGCTTCTACGGCTATTTCAAATCCAAGGACGATCTCATCGCCCAGGCTCTCGCCGAGGCCCTGTCGAGCGCGGCGGGCCCGTCCGGCGATCTGGCGGACTACGCCGCCAAATACCTGTCGCCGGCCCATCGGGACAATCTCGCGGGCGGCTGCGCCATGGCGGCGCTGGCCTCGGAGACGATCCGCCAGGACGGCCGCGCCCGCGCGGCGATGACGGCCGGCCTCAAGCGGCAGATCGAGGATCTTAGCCGCGCCGCCGCCGGCGCGAACCCTGCCGACCGGCGCCGCGCGGCGATCGGAAGCTGGGCGGCGATGGTGGGAGCGGTTATCCTGGCGCGCATGAGCGACGATCCCCGCCTGTCCGGTGACATTCTCGATCAGACGCGCGCGTGGCTGGTCGCCAAGGATAGGAAGCCCAGCCGGCACAAGGCGAGATAG
- a CDS encoding SDR family oxidoreductase codes for MTAKSTVLVTGASSGIGAVYADRFAHRGHDLVLVARDVSRLEQLADRLRREAGVRVDVQQADLTDASDLARVETRLRDDARVGVLVNNAGATLPGDFLHQSGADVAGLIALNITAVTRLANAVALRFAAAGQGAIVNIGSVVGLAPEYGLTVYGATKAFVLFLSQGLHLELGPKGVYVQAVLPAATRTEIWERSGRDVNTLAAVMETGELVDAALVGFDRRETVTIPPLPDAGQWAALDAARRAMLPNYAQVHAAERYRSATASRADVV; via the coding sequence ATGACCGCCAAGTCCACCGTCCTCGTCACCGGCGCCTCGAGCGGCATCGGCGCCGTCTATGCCGACCGCTTCGCCCATCGCGGACACGACCTCGTACTGGTGGCTCGCGACGTCTCGCGCCTGGAGCAGCTTGCCGACCGCCTGCGCCGCGAAGCCGGCGTCCGCGTCGACGTGCAGCAGGCCGACCTGACCGACGCATCGGATCTGGCGCGCGTCGAGACGCGGCTGCGCGACGACGCGCGCGTCGGCGTGCTCGTCAACAATGCGGGCGCCACGCTGCCCGGCGACTTCCTGCACCAGAGCGGCGCCGACGTCGCAGGGCTGATCGCGCTGAACATCACGGCCGTGACGCGCCTTGCCAACGCCGTCGCGCTGCGCTTCGCGGCGGCCGGCCAGGGCGCGATCGTCAATATCGGCTCGGTCGTCGGGCTGGCGCCGGAATATGGCTTGACCGTCTATGGCGCCACCAAGGCTTTCGTCCTGTTCCTGTCCCAGGGCCTGCATCTCGAACTCGGCCCCAAGGGGGTCTATGTGCAGGCCGTGCTTCCCGCCGCCACGCGCACCGAAATCTGGGAGCGTTCCGGCCGCGACGTGAACACGCTGGCCGCCGTCATGGAGACCGGCGAACTGGTGGACGCCGCGCTTGTCGGCTTCGACCGGCGCGAAACGGTGACGATCCCGCCTTTGCCGGACGCCGGCCAGTGGGCGGCGCTCGATGCCGCGCGGCGGGCGATGCTGCCCAATTACGCACAGGTCCACGCGGCCGAGCGCTATCGCTCAGCCACCGCGTCACGCGCGGATGTCGTGTAG
- a CDS encoding oleate hydratase: MAKAATGVDRSTTKVYLVGGGIASLAAAAFMIRDGDVLGHNITVLEELGVIGGSLDGSGSPQDGYVLRGGRMLESKYLCTYELFSSIPTLDGSKTVTQEIFAWNETMKTSSKSRLVRGGQRQTAPEFGLSEKHILAIERLALEPEALLGRTSIADQFDAAFFETNFWFMWCTTFAFQPWHSAVEFKRYLVRFAHMVSGFDRLQGIMRTVYNQYDSMVRPLRKWLDERGVVFEMNTRVTDLGYGERGGEQAVTRIAYERDGKSAEILVGEGDYVLVTLGSMTEASSLGGMDAAPALRTKTDGGAWTLWEKIAAGRPDFGRPSVFTDHVDQSKWVSFTTTLRDPTLLRLVRDFTGNVPGEGGLITLADSAWLASIVIPHQPHFIGQPDDVAVFWGYGLSVDKPGDFVKKPMAACTGREIMTEVLGHLRIEAEAPKILETSTCIPCMMPFITSQFLARAAGDRPQVLPKGWRNLAFMGQFCELPEDVVFTVEYSIRSAQAGVYALLGLKREPPAVYHGKFDPRVLYKAFLALHDIRA; this comes from the coding sequence ATGGCAAAGGCAGCTACCGGCGTCGATCGGAGCACGACCAAGGTCTATCTCGTCGGCGGCGGAATCGCATCGCTGGCCGCGGCGGCCTTCATGATCCGCGACGGCGATGTCCTGGGCCACAACATCACGGTGCTGGAGGAACTCGGCGTGATCGGCGGCAGCCTCGACGGCTCCGGCTCGCCGCAAGACGGCTATGTGCTGCGCGGCGGCCGGATGCTCGAGAGCAAATATCTGTGCACCTACGAGCTGTTCTCCTCGATCCCGACGCTCGACGGCAGCAAGACCGTGACGCAGGAGATTTTCGCCTGGAACGAGACGATGAAGACCTCGTCCAAATCGCGTCTCGTGCGCGGCGGCCAGCGGCAGACCGCGCCCGAGTTCGGCCTCAGCGAAAAACACATTCTGGCGATCGAGCGCCTGGCGCTGGAGCCCGAGGCCCTGCTCGGCCGCACCAGCATCGCCGATCAGTTCGATGCCGCGTTCTTCGAGACCAATTTCTGGTTCATGTGGTGCACCACTTTCGCCTTCCAGCCCTGGCACAGCGCGGTCGAGTTCAAGCGCTATCTCGTGCGGTTCGCGCACATGGTTTCGGGTTTCGACCGGCTGCAGGGTATCATGCGGACCGTCTACAACCAGTACGACTCGATGGTGCGGCCCTTACGCAAATGGCTGGACGAGCGCGGCGTGGTGTTCGAGATGAACACCCGCGTGACCGATCTCGGCTATGGCGAGCGGGGCGGCGAGCAGGCCGTGACCCGCATTGCCTATGAGCGGGACGGCAAGAGCGCCGAAATCCTGGTCGGCGAAGGCGACTATGTCCTGGTCACGCTCGGCTCGATGACCGAGGCGTCCAGCCTCGGCGGCATGGACGCGGCGCCGGCCTTGCGCACCAAGACGGATGGCGGCGCCTGGACGCTGTGGGAGAAGATCGCCGCGGGCCGCCCCGACTTCGGACGCCCCTCGGTCTTCACCGACCATGTCGACCAGTCCAAATGGGTCTCGTTCACCACGACGCTGCGCGATCCGACCTTGCTGCGCCTCGTGCGGGACTTCACCGGCAACGTGCCGGGGGAGGGCGGGCTCATCACCCTCGCGGATTCCGCCTGGCTGGCCTCGATCGTCATCCCGCACCAGCCGCATTTCATCGGCCAGCCCGACGATGTCGCCGTCTTCTGGGGCTACGGCCTTTCCGTCGACAAGCCCGGGGACTTCGTCAAGAAGCCGATGGCGGCCTGCACCGGCCGCGAGATCATGACGGAGGTGCTGGGCCATCTGCGCATCGAAGCGGAGGCGCCGAAAATCCTGGAGACCTCCACCTGCATTCCCTGCATGATGCCGTTCATCACCAGCCAGTTCCTGGCGCGTGCCGCAGGCGACCGGCCACAGGTCCTGCCGAAGGGCTGGCGAAATCTCGCCTTCATGGGCCAGTTCTGCGAACTGCCGGAGGACGTCGTGTTCACCGTCGAATACTCGATCCGCTCGGCGCAGGCCGGCGTCTACGCGCTGCTCGGGCTGAAGCGCGAGCCGCCCGCCGTCTACCACGGCAAGTTCGACCCGCGCGTTCTCTACAAGGCGTTCCTGGCTCTACACGACATCCGCGCGTGA